The Lemur catta isolate mLemCat1 chromosome X, mLemCat1.pri, whole genome shotgun sequence genome has a window encoding:
- the CT83 gene encoding kita-kyushu lung cancer antigen 1 — MDIFLILSSVFIAFLIIFWKYRFERRNVGEMSSNSTALALVRTSSTGSTKNNTDKSLSVNSLSRDILNNFPHSIEMQKRILVNLRIVDYKLAELEHFLVTKGLNGALVTRKSTEKLTSCNDSGGNH; from the exons ATGGACATCTTTTTAATCCTATCGAGCGTTTTCATTGCCTTTCTGATTATCTTCTGGAAATACAGGTTTGAG AGAAGAAACGTTGGTGAAATGTCATCGAATTCAACTGCCCTTGCACTAGTAAGAACCTCTTCTACTGGGTCAACTAAGAACAATACTGATAAGAGTCTTTCAGTCAACAGTCTCTCTCGGGATATCTTAAATAATTTCCCACACTCAATAGAAATGCAGAAGCGAATTTTGGTAAACCTCAGGATCGTGGACTACAAGCTGGCTGAATTGGAACATTTCCTAGTCACCAAGGGTTTAAATGGTGCATTAGTTACCCGCAAATCCACTGAAAAGCTTACAAGCTGTAATGACAGTGGAGGCAATCATTAA